One part of the Phragmites australis chromosome 3, lpPhrAust1.1, whole genome shotgun sequence genome encodes these proteins:
- the LOC133912138 gene encoding fructose-1,6-bisphosphatase, chloroplastic produces the protein MAAAATSSHLLLLSRQAASLRCRLSFLGQAKRPGRVAAGQASSAANVRCMAAVNTAPAAAETSKKSSYEIVTLTTWLLKQEQAGVIDGEMTIVLASISTACKQIASLVQRAPISNLTGVQGAVNVQGEDQKKLDVVSNEVFSNCLKSSGRTGVIASEEEDVPVAVEESYSGNYIVVFDPLDGSSNIDAAVSTGSIFGIYSPNDECLTDLGDDATLDSVEQRCIVSVCQPGSNLLAAGYCMYSSSVIFVLTIGTGVYVFTLDPMYGEFVLTQEKVQIPKAGKIYAFNEGNYALWDDKLKQYMDSLKEPGDSGKPYSARYIGSLVGDFHRTLLYGGIYGYPRDKKSKNGKLRLLYECAPMSFIVEQAGGKGSDGHQRILDITPTEIHQRVPLYIGSVEEVEKVEKFLA, from the exons ATGGCCGCCGCAGCGACCTCCTCccaccttctccttctctcccgCCAGGCGGCCTCACTCCGATGCCGCCTCTCCTTCCTCGGCCAGGCCAAGAGGCCCGGCAGGGTCGCGGCCGGCCAGGCGTCGTCGGCTGCCAACGTGCGGTGCATGGCTGCCGTGAACACGGCgcccgcggcggcggagacgaGCAAGAAGTCGAGCTACGAGATAGTCACTCTCACGACGTGGCTGTTGAAGCAGGAGCAGGCCGGGGTCATCGACGGCGAGATGACCATCGTGCTCGCCAGCATCTCCACGGCGTGCAAGCAGATCGCCTCGCTGGTGCAGCGCGCGCCCATTTCAAACCTCACCGGCGTCCAGGGCGCCGTCAACGTGCAGGGCGAGGACCAGAAGAAGCTCGACGTCGTCTCCAACGAG GTGTTCTCCAACTGCCTCAAGTCTAGCGGGCGCACCGGCGTGATcgcgtcggaggaggaggacgtgccggtggcggtggaggagagCTACTCGGGCAACTACATCGTCGTGTTCGATCCACTTGACGGCTCCTCCAACATCGACGCCGCCGTCTCCACCGGCTCCATCTTCGGCATCTACAGCCCCAATGACGAGTGCCTCACCGATCTCGGCGACGACGCGACC CTTGACTCGGTGGAGCAGAGGTGCATTGTGAGCGTGTGCCAGCCGGGGAGCAACCTCCTCGCCGCTGGCTACTGCATGTACTCGAGTTCCGTCATCTTCGTGCTCACCATCGGCACGGGGGTGTACGTGTTCACGCTCGACCCCATGTACGGTGAGTTCGTGCTGACGCAGGAGAAGGTGCAGATCCCCAAGGCCGGCAAGATCTACGCCTTCAACGAGGGCAACTACGCGCTGTGGGACGACAAGCTGAAGCAGTACATGGACAGCCTCAAGGAGCCCGGCGACTCCGGGAAGCCCTACTCCGCGCGCTACATCGGCAGCCTCGTCGGCGATTTCCACCGCACGCTGCTCTACGGTGGGATCTACGGGTACCCGagggacaagaagagcaagaacgGCAAGCTGCGGTTGCTCTACGAGTGCGCGCCCATGAGCTTCATCGTCGAGCAGGCCGGCGGCAAGGGCTCCGACGGCCACCAGAGGATTCTTGACATCACGCCGACAGAG ATCCACCAGAGAGTGCCTCTGTACATCGGGAGCGTGGAGGAAGTGGAGAAGGTGGAGAAATTCTTGGCTTGA